One Elgaria multicarinata webbii isolate HBS135686 ecotype San Diego chromosome 7, rElgMul1.1.pri, whole genome shotgun sequence DNA window includes the following coding sequences:
- the PCMTD1 gene encoding protein-L-isoaspartate O-methyltransferase domain-containing protein 1 isoform X2: MKILLKIGGILVMPVEDQLTQIQRTGQNTWESKNILAVSFAPLVQPSKSDTSKNDTVGLPPCSVRNLQDLARIYIRRTLRNYINDEMQAKGIIQKPPPKRKRRRCRRRRINTYVFVGNQLIPQPLDSEEDEKMEEDSKEEDDKDHTEALKPEEPPRNLLREKVMNLPLPESLKAYLTYYREK, translated from the exons ATGAAAATCTTATTGAAAATTGGAGGCATTCTGGTTATGCCAGTAGAAGAtcag CTAACCCAAATCCAAAGAACTGGACAGAATACTTGGGAAAGCAAAAACATCCTTGCTGTTTCATTTGCTCCACTTGTGCAACCAAGCAAGAGTGACACCAGCAAAAATGATACTGTGGGACTGC cCCCCTGTTCTGTTAGGAATCTACAGGACTTGGCTCGGATCTATATTAGGCGCACTCTTAGGAACTATATAAATGATGAGATGCAAGCCAAGGGTATTATCCAGAAGCCCCCACCAAAACGTAAACGGAGAAGGTGCCGTAGGCGCAGGATTAATACCTATGTGTTTGTAGGCAATCAACTCATTCCTCAGCCTCTAGATAGTGAAGAAgatgaaaagatggaagaagacaGCAAAGAAGAGGATGATAAAGATCACACTGAAGCCTTGAAACCAGAAGAACCCCCACGGAATCTATTGCGGGAAAAAGTTATGAATCTACCACTCCCTGAATCTCTAAAAGCCTACTTGACATACTATAGagaaaaataa
- the PCMTD1 gene encoding protein-L-isoaspartate O-methyltransferase domain-containing protein 1 isoform X1 — MGGAVSAGEDNDDLIDNLKEAQYIRTERVEQAFRAIDRGDYYLEGYRDNAYKDLAWKHGNIHLSAPCIYSEVMEALKLQPGLSFLNLGSGTGYLSTMVGLILGPFGINHGIELHPDVVEYAKEKLESFIKYSDSFDKFEFCEPAFVVGNCLQITSDSHQYDRIYCGAGVQKDHENYMKILLKIGGILVMPVEDQLTQIQRTGQNTWESKNILAVSFAPLVQPSKSDTSKNDTVGLPPCSVRNLQDLARIYIRRTLRNYINDEMQAKGIIQKPPPKRKRRRCRRRRINTYVFVGNQLIPQPLDSEEDEKMEEDSKEEDDKDHTEALKPEEPPRNLLREKVMNLPLPESLKAYLTYYREK; from the exons ATGGGAGGAGCTGTGAGCGCAGGAGAAGACAATGATGATTTAATTGATAACTTGAAAGAAGCACAATATATTCGCACTGAAAGAGTGGAGCAAGCCTTCAGAGCTATTGATCGTGGAGATTATTATCTGGAAGGCTATAGGGATAATGCATATAAAGACTTGGCTTGGAAGCATGGAAATATACATTTATCAGCACCTTGCATTTATTCTGAAGTCATGGAAGCATTGAAACTTCAGCCAGGACTGTCTTTTCTTAATCTGGGTAGTGGAACTGGCTATTTAAGCACAATGGTTGGATTGATATTag GGCCTTTTGGAATAAATCATGGAATAGAACTTCATCCAGATGTGGTGGAATATGCCAAGGAAAAACTGGAGAGTTTCATAAAATATAGTGATAGTTTTGATAA ATTTGAATTCTGTGAACCTGCCTTCGTAGTTGGCAACTGCTTGCAAATAACATCGGACAGCCATCAGTATGACCGGATTTACTGCGGAGCTGGTGTCCAAAAAGACCATGAAAACTATATGAAAATCTTATTGAAAATTGGAGGCATTCTGGTTATGCCAGTAGAAGAtcag CTAACCCAAATCCAAAGAACTGGACAGAATACTTGGGAAAGCAAAAACATCCTTGCTGTTTCATTTGCTCCACTTGTGCAACCAAGCAAGAGTGACACCAGCAAAAATGATACTGTGGGACTGC cCCCCTGTTCTGTTAGGAATCTACAGGACTTGGCTCGGATCTATATTAGGCGCACTCTTAGGAACTATATAAATGATGAGATGCAAGCCAAGGGTATTATCCAGAAGCCCCCACCAAAACGTAAACGGAGAAGGTGCCGTAGGCGCAGGATTAATACCTATGTGTTTGTAGGCAATCAACTCATTCCTCAGCCTCTAGATAGTGAAGAAgatgaaaagatggaagaagacaGCAAAGAAGAGGATGATAAAGATCACACTGAAGCCTTGAAACCAGAAGAACCCCCACGGAATCTATTGCGGGAAAAAGTTATGAATCTACCACTCCCTGAATCTCTAAAAGCCTACTTGACATACTATAGagaaaaataa